actaatgaaaatcccaatttcagtatctccaaaaattagaatattacttaagaccagtACAAAAACAGGttgttttagaaatgttggccaactgaaaagtatgaacatgaaaagtatgagcatgtacagcactcaatacttagttgggcctgaattactgcagcaatgcggcgtggcacgtagtcgatcagtctgtggcactgctcagatgttatgagagcccaggttgctctgatggTGGCCTTCAGCtgttctgcattgttgggtctggtgtatcgcatcttcctcttcacaataccccatagattttctatagggttaaagTCAGgggagtttgctggccaattaagaacagggataccatggtccttaaaccaggtactggtagctttggcactgtgtgcaggtgccaagtcctgttggaaaatgaaatctgcatctccataaagttggtcggCTGCGTTGACTTTgaacctcagaaaacacagtggaccaacaccagcagatgacatggcaccccaaaccatcactgactgtggaaactttacactggacttcaagcaatgtggattctgtgcctttcctctcttcctccagactctgggaccttgatttccaaaggaaatgcaaaatttactttcatcagagaacataactttggaccactcagcagcagtccagacgcttctgatgctgtgtcctgttcaagagtggcttgacacaaggaatgcgacagctgcaacccatgtcttgcatacgtctttgcgtggtggttcttgaagcactgactccagctgcagtccaatctttgtgaatctcccccacatttttgatgTGGGGGAGAGGGtgtggttatccctattgcttgtacacctttttctaccacatcttttccttccctttgcctctctattaatgtgcttggacacagagctctgtgaacagccagcctctttagcaatgaccttttgtgtcttgccctccttgtgcaaggtgtcaatggtcgtcttttggacagctgtcaagacagcagtcttccccatgattgtgtagcctacagaactagactgagaccatttaaaggccttttgcaggtgttttgagttaattagctgattagagtgtggcaccaggtgtcttcaatattgaaccttttcacaatatccTAATTTTCtaagatactgattttggggttttcattagttgtcagttataatcatcaaaattaaaaggaatgaacacttgaaatatatcagtctgaaaggaatgaatgtatacattatacaagtttcactttttgaatggagttactgaaataaatcaattttttgatgatattctaattatatgaccagcacctgtatgtaaCCTGTACTGAAATATCCCAAGTAGATATTTCTTTGTCTTAAGAACaatatggagaaaataaatTAGAATCCATTGTTTTAATTGCAAGAATTTCTGGAAATAAAGAGGGCCTCACCCAAGTTGGGTGAGGTCGCATTAAATTGTAcaggtgtgggtgggtgtgtgtgtgtgtgtgtgtgtatgttccaATCTGTTCCTTTGTGATTTACTGTAGGCCTATTTCAAAATGAATGCTGAGTAATATATTTGCATGAATTGCTGCCAAGTCACTCTAACCATATCACTCCATTCTTTGAGTTTGAGTCATTCCTTTCAATGCAGCGGTCTTTCAGGTTCATGTTTGTCATGTTAAGACATGTGTGGTATCTTCTAAACTGTTTTCTCACCACActcagtgttttgttgtttaaacGGTTCTCCTGCTCTCTCACTCCTGTGGCTCAAAGATGTGGCAGTGTCAGCACACAAACCATGAAAGAATTAATTTATTCACAGATACAGCCAGTTTTATTACAGTGACAAATGACAACACAATGCAGAAAGTCAGTCAAGACACACTTTTTAGTTTGGTGACCTGACTCATGTTTTGCTTTGCAATAAATATAAGatattactttattaatcccctgTAGGGGAAATTTCGGTCGACATAGCAGcacaaaggaatataaaagaaGAGATGCAGTATTGTAGAACTTTTAACATTATTTGCACTatacaatcaataataattatttacaaccagataaatgtctgaaatataatcaggaaaatctgtcagtttggtgctgtggtgcaaaaatgtgtttcaatTAATTAGATTTACATTCAAAATCCACATGCTGTGAACCCAAGCTCTTGGGAACAACTCAATATGTGTTTTGATTATAGGTCTTTCCTTGTGGTGATATATAATTTATAGTATGTGAGCCAAGTGACTAGAGATTAAAGAAagtaacctttatttaaccaggcaagTTAGTTTAGAAAAAAATCTTATTTACAACCACTGTCTGGCAAGAGGGAAACATCCTTTTGAAGGGAAAGACATACAGGAATGAAGGGGTTTGATGAACAGGGACAATCAGATTAGTGAGACACATAAACGATACAAGAAgcataacaaaacacaaacacagacaaacttcGCAACGGGAAACAAGGCAGCAACATATGATCAAATAGCACCATGGTGGAAGCAGTATggaatgtaatttaaaatgttatgaGTGAATTAGAAAGATAAAACGGACTATTCGGAAAACATTTGCTTGTTTGAGCTCCAATGTGTGGATTTCCTGCTTTTTCTCTGTTCATGATtacaaactgaatatctttaggacaagatatttgaagatgtcaccttgggctttagGAAACTGCAATGTGCATTTTTTTGGGCCATTTTCTGACAGTTCATCAAGAAAACAGCTAATTGATTGATCGAGAAATAATCAGCAGAGTAATTGATAATGAGAATAATCATCATTTGCAGCCCTACATGTGACTATACATCTAGTTGCTTGAACTTCCATGATGCTCCATTGAAGCAATAccaggtttttatttgtttgttgggTAAATTAAGCTCAAGAGATTAATGTAACCACTGCATAATTCTCTTTAATCTCAAAAGCACCATTCACTGTAACCACAAAGTATTTACCAGAGCCTTGTTATGTGGAGGTTTTTCTTACTGTGATGCACCTTGTACCTTCTGTTCAGCACACAACAGCACTCTACCATTTTATGACAGTATATCATTTTCCTCAAAGTGTTTTTTGCTTTAACATTTGTAAACAACTGTACAAAAAAACTCTGTTGGCATGGCAACCAGTAATGTGAGGTGAGTGTGCTTAATGGCAGCACAATATGGCTACAACACATCTTTGTGGAATTGCATTACTTGAATCGTTTTAGATTATTACAGTGTGAGAGCTTTGCGGCTTTATGTCTCTTCTCACTGTGTTATTGTCTCTGTTGCAGTTTGTCCTGCAGGGATGTGTTCAAGTCGGGGTGTATGTGGCGCCAATAACCGCCCCAACAGACCCTCCAGCTCACAGGGCACCAGTTCAGGCGCACACTATGCCCTCTGCGCCCTGGGAGTGGGACTCATTGCTCTGGGTATTGTTATGATTGTGTGGACTGTGATACCCATGGACGGGGAGGCCTCAGGTGGCTCCCACACTCCATCAGAAAACACCACCGCGGTGCCCGGGAACAATAATGGAAAAGCTACAGAGACCACTAAGTCTTCAACAGTGGCTATAGTGCTGGTTGGAGTTGGGGCAGCCATGTTGCTTTTATCCATCTGCCTCGGGGTGAGGAGCAAGAGGAGGACACGCACCAGAAGGAACCAGCCAGCGGCAACAGGAGTCCCCCTTGTGGATAATGTGGCAGAGGAACCGTGAGTAataactttttctctcctttttttttttttttcttttcttttttttactttattttttttttaattagatgGTTTTAATTGCCAAATTCCTCCAATttgaaatctttaaaaatatattatacactAAAGTATTTCTTTCCATGTcttgaaacatttcaaaatggaaTATTTAAAGCCACTTTGTTTAACATTTGAATATTCCTTAACTGGGGCGCCATCTGGTAGTAGCCTTTCTCCGCAAACCACTGCCGGAGTGGATGAATTTTCCAAAAGGAAGGTATGCAATTTTATTGTGCTGGGATTGAGAGCATCCTCACCTATTTGGAATAACTGTGTGGTATGGAAGCACGTCAGCATAAGATGGGAAGCATCTGCATAAAAAATCATAGGCCAGGAGCTACCGTCTCTTGCTGAAATGTAGACCAGTAGACAACGGAAATAGGGACACAATGACTCCTCTCACCCTGCTAACCATCTTTTGAACCATCTCCCTTCTTTTAAAAGACTTGAAAGTATCAGAAGTAGGACAGCCAGGTTCTACAACAGCACTTACCCAGAGGCCGTTcatgcttttctttctcctaAATCACTAATATGCTGTTATTGTTCCTGTCTGTGAGACATTGTATGGGCATGTACTGTAAACAGTGGTATACGTCATAGCTGGTTGTGGTACTTTTTCTTAAATgattattatgtatttatttattaattagttaattcACCTTTATGTCCTATGGTGATCACTATATGTGAGGAGggttcttgttgtttttgttttgtgagcTCACCAAACCAAATCAACATTGTTGAAATGGCAAAGTCTTGAACCATTTATTAACCAGTTATCATTGggattgtttcatttttgtacaAACGAATACTTATGCCATCAGAATAATTTGAATCATGCAATAATCATATGCACCTTCTACACATAGTAACTtgacaaaagaaatgttttaaaaaagcgTAGTTCATACATTCGCTAATTTAACATGTAATTATAAATATAGGGTCTGTGTCTTGGATCATACGTCTTTGCTGAGAAAATCCCCAATTGTTGTCacataatttgttttctttaatattattaaatctaGGCACTCATGTGGTCCTGCTGTCATACTGCACAGATTCTTTTAAAAGCATCAAGCTAattataataaagtaaaatcCTTAAATCAAGATTTTTCACTTAGGTTCACCTCTTGCATCTATTTGCAGAGCTGCAGACCCAAACACATTCAGCGTGCCAAGTTATGAGGAGGTCGTTGGCAGTGGCAACTACCCTGTCCGCCAAAGCAACCTTCGCAACAGCACCTCCCAGCTGCCGTCCTACGAGGACATCATAGCCGCTGTGGAAAATGAGGGTGCAGAGCCTGGTAGCAACCCCACCGAGGAGGCCCATCCTAATGATCCCACACCAGCTCCAGCTCAACCTGCCACTGAGATATCAAACCCCAGCTTGTCCGTCCGCAGCAGCAGCCGTGCCAGTCGTTTGCTGAGGCCCCTCCGGGTGAGAAGGATTAAGTCAGACAAACTGCACCTCAAGGACTTCCGCCTCCAAATCCGCAGCCCCACGCAGAATCCAGTGACCATTGAACCCATCACTCCGCCACCgaagtatgaaaataagatgcCTGAATTAGGGTAGTGTCTTTCACTTATTGCCTGTTCCCGATGAATAAAAATATCTCTGAGAACCCACTCTCAAGGTTGGTATTAAGTAGGTTAAATGTGGCTGCGAGCAGCGTGATGGAGGCCGTGCAGACACACTTTAAATGAGAAGATTTCAAGTGAATCCCTTGTTCTTTTTCACTGAAGCTTGTGAcatatttattgtgttataaTGCATAATTAAATCCATGTGAAAGGAtaagctgtctgagtttagatTTTGATTTAAACATTGTTCCATAACTTATATCAAACACAGGACAGcctttcagttttatttagttatttagatgtttgtttgtgaagttgtttttaaatctgttgTCTTAAGCAAACTGAAAATGATGTccaatgtgaactgtcaaataTTGGAAACAGTGGGAACAATTATAATCTAACCTGTGACAGTAAAACCAGAAGTAAAAGTCTGAAGTATTGGATAATCTGGTGCGGGATGTGACATTAACAATTAGACATGCATTGCTTAGGATTCAAGGTGTTTAGATGTTTAAGGTATGCtgtaatctttttgttttttttaagtggtGAATAAATGCTTGTCTGTTTCATTTAGGATCatttcaagattttatatttttatcacaaaatgtcactgaaaatGATGATTTGTATTGATTGTGTGCTCTAAATTTGATggaattgtatttattttgaaaagataaATATTCTTTGTACTTTaagctaataaaatataattgtaG
Above is a genomic segment from Micropterus dolomieu isolate WLL.071019.BEF.003 ecotype Adirondacks linkage group LG18, ASM2129224v1, whole genome shotgun sequence containing:
- the tmem51b gene encoding transmembrane protein 51b; translation: MCSSRGVCGANNRPNRPSSSQGTSSGAHYALCALGVGLIALGIVMIVWTVIPMDGEASGGSHTPSENTTAVPGNNNGKATETTKSSTVAIVLVGVGAAMLLLSICLGVRSKRRTRTRRNQPAATGVPLVDNVAEEPAADPNTFSVPSYEEVVGSGNYPVRQSNLRNSTSQLPSYEDIIAAVENEGAEPGSNPTEEAHPNDPTPAPAQPATEISNPSLSVRSSSRASRLLRPLRVRRIKSDKLHLKDFRLQIRSPTQNPVTIEPITPPPKYENKMPELG